Proteins encoded within one genomic window of Pseudorasbora parva isolate DD20220531a chromosome 3, ASM2467924v1, whole genome shotgun sequence:
- the LOC137070678 gene encoding uncharacterized protein isoform X2, with protein sequence MKPVLNIQHFTHTHELHPGKKDKLRLEKSHLKPNEQDDIKITRVVNSSATPDTTALNVQNNQRLHSVLVFNNNHNIYDQDAGGQWKSSFPYSKPDKKNVDHKLPEQKTQICINDSVTDNPLMENLILETEIRKAEDSLSCDVSLSEIDEKSEAISFHSEALAWSEEDRDCLDEEKTEAAQTSSCFLVFAEKYTMVPDDFQLYVNNKQEGRCTPPHFERQTTGESTLSEILSPVDEVLSYGSAELPPSAKGGAASGLDRYGCPSPPPAFEIITWTSEEELPAPPDSVEDLSINSENIPPLPVDFSLKRKESLSLGSNSLREKEGKDDTNGALYEDADENDCSENTSSLPEDVRNEISDPLSSFQIGDRVLVCNSRPGVLKYKGLTAFANGLWAGVALDNPNGNHNGTFRGVTYFSCDKSHGVLVRAEDITHVHREHSSDVETGVDEDPFSDDEPPSAKRDRQQIDTSLADRQGGHIHSQCPPKDEIILTITTCTRKKEPQEDTSDQERNLSHLSEMPSPRPHVDAKLTEELDKDAQHTRKTQRIKSLHDNQSTDTDERKGEDGYFMPCVLDQWHQAQPNTPSKIKVLPHEDSIVCRLVDAAVEILCSHANEDTLDLYETPSYLLDDDSRKHYRKVIFQLTSDVLHEILGDLLRTKPAQNIDDQSVTSTLQSSKISVTFLKAAVRKEIQKILNLERNEQQMTEMLQKLCKY encoded by the exons ATGAAGCCTGTATTAAATATCCAGCACTTCACACACACCCATGAGCTTCATCCAGGCAAAAAAGACAAACTCCGATTGGAGAAAAGCCATCTTAAGCCTAATGAGCAAGATGACATAAAAATAACAAGGGTGGTCAATAGCAGTGCAACACCAGATACCACAGCTCTAAATGTACAGAATAATCAGAGACTGCACAGTGTGCTAGTGTTTAACAACAACCACAATATCTATGACCAGGATGCAGGGGGGCAATGGAAATCATCTTTTCCATACTCCAAACCTGATAAGAAAAATGTAGACCACAAGCTTCCTGAACAAAAAACTCAGATATGTATAAATGATTCTGTCACAGACAATCCACTTATGGAAAACTTGATTCTGGAAACGGAAATAAGAAAGGCTGAGGATAGTCTATCTTGTGATGTCAGTCTGTCGGAGATAGATGAAAAGTCAGAGGCAATTTCGTTTCATAGCGAAGCACTCGCTTGGTCTGAGGAAGATAGGGACTGTCTTGATGAAGAGAAGACTGAGGCAGCTCAAACAAGTAGTTGCTTTTTGGTTTTTGCAGAAAAGTACACTATGGTACCAGACGATTTTCAGCTTTATGTGAACAATAAACAGGAAGGACGCTGTACACCGCCACATTTTGAAAGACAAACGACTGGAGAGTCTACCTTGTCAGAAATTCTCTCTCCTGTAGATGAAGTTTTGTCTTACGGAAGTGCAGAACTCCCTCCATCTGCTAAAGGAGGAGCCGCATCAGGTCTTGACAGGTATGGCTGTCCTTCTCCCCCTCCTGCCTTTGAGATTATTACATGGACCAGTGAGGAGGAACTTCCAGCTCCACCTGATTCTGTGGAAGATCTCTCCATTAACAGCGAGAACATCCCTCCTCTCCCTGTGGACTTTTCTCTGAAAAGAAAAGAGTCTCTAAGTCTAGGCTCTAACAGTCTGAGGGAAAAGGAGGGAAAAGATGATACTAATGGAGCTCTATATGAGGATGCTGATGAAAATGACTGTTCAGAAAATACTAGCTCACTTCCTGAAGATGTGAGAAATGAAATCTCAGATCCATTGTCCTCCTTTCAGATTGGAGACAGAGTTCTTGTGTGTAACTCTAGACCGGGTGTGCTGAAATATAAAGGCCTTACAGCATTTGCCAATGGTTTGTGGGCTGGTGTGGCTTTGGACAACCCAAATGGAAACCACAATGGAACATTTAGAGGTGTGACGTACTTTAGCTGTGACAAAAGTCACGGTGTCCTTGTCAGAGCTGAGGACATCACTCATGTACACAGAGAACATAGTAGTGATGTAGAGACAGGGGTAGATGAAGATCCCTTTTCAGATGATGAGCCACCTAGCGCAAAGAGAGACAGACAACAGATAGACACATCATTGGCAGATAGACAAGGAGGACATATTCATAGTCAGTGTCCTCCTAAAGATGAGATTATACTGACAATCACCACATGCACACGAAAAAAAGAACCTCAGGAAGACACATCTGATCAAGAGAGGAACCTTTCACATCTCTCTGAAATGCCCTCACCAAGA CCTCATGTGGATGCTaaactgacagaagagctggaTAAAGATGCTCAGCATACCAGAAAGACACAAAGAATTAAATCATTGCATGACAATCAATCTACAGATACT GATGAAAGAAAAGGTGAGGATGGTTATTTTATGCCGTGTGTCTTGGACCAGTGGCATCAGGCCCAACCCAACACACCATCAAAGATAAAGGTGCTGCCTCATGAAGACAGTATCGTATGCAGATTAGTAGATGCTGCAGTGGAAATTCTGTGCAGCCACGCAAATGAAGACACTCTTGACCTTTATGAAACGCCAAGCTATCTATTAGATGATGACAGTCGCAAACATTATCGAAAG GTGATCTTTCAGTTAACATCTGATGTCCTTCATGAGATTTTGGGTGATCTGTTAAGGACCAAACCTGCCCAGAATATAGATGATCAATCTGTAACATCAACTCTGCAATCAAGTAAAATTTCAGTCACATTTTTAAAG GCTGCAGTGAGAAAAGAGATACAGAAAATTCTGAATTTAGAGCGAAATGAACAACAGATGACAGAGATGCTCCAAAAACTGTGCAAATACTG A
- the LOC137070678 gene encoding centrosome-associated protein 350 isoform X1 — translation MKPVLNIQHFTHTHELHPGKKDKLRLEKSHLKPNEQDDIKITRVVNSSATPDTTALNVQNNQRLHSVLVFNNNHNIYDQDAGGQWKSSFPYSKPDKKNVDHKLPEQKTQICINDSVTDNPLMENLILETEIRKAEDSLSCDVSLSEIDEKSEAISFHSEALAWSEEDRDCLDEEKTEAAQTSSCFLVFAEKYTMVPDDFQLYVNNKQEGRCTPPHFERQTTGESTLSEILSPVDEVLSYGSAELPPSAKGGAASGLDRYGCPSPPPAFEIITWTSEEELPAPPDSVEDLSINSENIPPLPVDFSLKRKESLSLGSNSLREKEGKDDTNGALYEDADENDCSENTSSLPEDVRNEISDPLSSFQIGDRVLVCNSRPGVLKYKGLTAFANGLWAGVALDNPNGNHNGTFRGVTYFSCDKSHGVLVRAEDITHVHREHSSDVETGVDEDPFSDDEPPSAKRDRQQIDTSLADRQGGHIHSQCPPKDEIILTITTCTRKKEPQEDTSDQERNLSHLSEMPSPRPHVDAKLTEELDKDAQHTRKTQRIKSLHDNQSTDTDERKGEDGYFMPCVLDQWHQAQPNTPSKIKVLPHEDSIVCRLVDAAVEILCSHANEDTLDLYETPSYLLDDDSRKHYRKVIFQLTSDVLHEILGDLLRTKPAQNIDDQSVTSTLQSSKISVTFLKAAVRKEIQKILNLERNEQQMTEMLQKLCKYWYAKRDRVDFILIQELHNEEKTWLDYRTDQYTVKMHLTEEIFSLLLDDTILTLNHMHIST, via the exons ATGAAGCCTGTATTAAATATCCAGCACTTCACACACACCCATGAGCTTCATCCAGGCAAAAAAGACAAACTCCGATTGGAGAAAAGCCATCTTAAGCCTAATGAGCAAGATGACATAAAAATAACAAGGGTGGTCAATAGCAGTGCAACACCAGATACCACAGCTCTAAATGTACAGAATAATCAGAGACTGCACAGTGTGCTAGTGTTTAACAACAACCACAATATCTATGACCAGGATGCAGGGGGGCAATGGAAATCATCTTTTCCATACTCCAAACCTGATAAGAAAAATGTAGACCACAAGCTTCCTGAACAAAAAACTCAGATATGTATAAATGATTCTGTCACAGACAATCCACTTATGGAAAACTTGATTCTGGAAACGGAAATAAGAAAGGCTGAGGATAGTCTATCTTGTGATGTCAGTCTGTCGGAGATAGATGAAAAGTCAGAGGCAATTTCGTTTCATAGCGAAGCACTCGCTTGGTCTGAGGAAGATAGGGACTGTCTTGATGAAGAGAAGACTGAGGCAGCTCAAACAAGTAGTTGCTTTTTGGTTTTTGCAGAAAAGTACACTATGGTACCAGACGATTTTCAGCTTTATGTGAACAATAAACAGGAAGGACGCTGTACACCGCCACATTTTGAAAGACAAACGACTGGAGAGTCTACCTTGTCAGAAATTCTCTCTCCTGTAGATGAAGTTTTGTCTTACGGAAGTGCAGAACTCCCTCCATCTGCTAAAGGAGGAGCCGCATCAGGTCTTGACAGGTATGGCTGTCCTTCTCCCCCTCCTGCCTTTGAGATTATTACATGGACCAGTGAGGAGGAACTTCCAGCTCCACCTGATTCTGTGGAAGATCTCTCCATTAACAGCGAGAACATCCCTCCTCTCCCTGTGGACTTTTCTCTGAAAAGAAAAGAGTCTCTAAGTCTAGGCTCTAACAGTCTGAGGGAAAAGGAGGGAAAAGATGATACTAATGGAGCTCTATATGAGGATGCTGATGAAAATGACTGTTCAGAAAATACTAGCTCACTTCCTGAAGATGTGAGAAATGAAATCTCAGATCCATTGTCCTCCTTTCAGATTGGAGACAGAGTTCTTGTGTGTAACTCTAGACCGGGTGTGCTGAAATATAAAGGCCTTACAGCATTTGCCAATGGTTTGTGGGCTGGTGTGGCTTTGGACAACCCAAATGGAAACCACAATGGAACATTTAGAGGTGTGACGTACTTTAGCTGTGACAAAAGTCACGGTGTCCTTGTCAGAGCTGAGGACATCACTCATGTACACAGAGAACATAGTAGTGATGTAGAGACAGGGGTAGATGAAGATCCCTTTTCAGATGATGAGCCACCTAGCGCAAAGAGAGACAGACAACAGATAGACACATCATTGGCAGATAGACAAGGAGGACATATTCATAGTCAGTGTCCTCCTAAAGATGAGATTATACTGACAATCACCACATGCACACGAAAAAAAGAACCTCAGGAAGACACATCTGATCAAGAGAGGAACCTTTCACATCTCTCTGAAATGCCCTCACCAAGA CCTCATGTGGATGCTaaactgacagaagagctggaTAAAGATGCTCAGCATACCAGAAAGACACAAAGAATTAAATCATTGCATGACAATCAATCTACAGATACT GATGAAAGAAAAGGTGAGGATGGTTATTTTATGCCGTGTGTCTTGGACCAGTGGCATCAGGCCCAACCCAACACACCATCAAAGATAAAGGTGCTGCCTCATGAAGACAGTATCGTATGCAGATTAGTAGATGCTGCAGTGGAAATTCTGTGCAGCCACGCAAATGAAGACACTCTTGACCTTTATGAAACGCCAAGCTATCTATTAGATGATGACAGTCGCAAACATTATCGAAAG GTGATCTTTCAGTTAACATCTGATGTCCTTCATGAGATTTTGGGTGATCTGTTAAGGACCAAACCTGCCCAGAATATAGATGATCAATCTGTAACATCAACTCTGCAATCAAGTAAAATTTCAGTCACATTTTTAAAG GCTGCAGTGAGAAAAGAGATACAGAAAATTCTGAATTTAGAGCGAAATGAACAACAGATGACAGAGATGCTCCAAAAACTGTGCAAATACTGGTATGCCAAGAGAGACAGAGTGGACTTTATACTG ATTCAAGAACTTCATAATGAGGAGAAAACTTGGCTAGACTACAGAACTGACCAGTACACTGTGAAAATGCATCTGACTGAAGAGATTTTCAGCCTTCTTTTGGATGACACAATATTAACCCTAAATCATATGCACAtttcaacataa